A region of Elusimicrobiota bacterium DNA encodes the following proteins:
- a CDS encoding aldehyde dehydrogenase has translation MGKEAQNTGSIPVLPDVSYPSEIGNWIDNEECKAASGDSFSKLSPATGEALFRVARSGKADVNTAVESAKRAQVEWSQATPVRRGDVLRATALIFRDRAHELAKIVALETGKSVKDALGEVGAAVEMGFFVAGEGRRFYGKTTTSAVPHKAALVVRQPLGVAGLIIAANTPMANVAWKVFPALLCGNAAVLKSSEDTPLTAWMCARIFGEAGVPPGVLNVVHGYGVEAGAPLVDHPDVSVVSFTGSTEVGRLIQKNAGARLAKVCLELGGKNPLIVCDDADLDKAVEATVLSACSNAGQRCAAGTRIIVFDSVYETFKAKLLERARTLKVGCQDTDDFGPVINEEQLINMVAAVEKARAAGAFLLAGGKRMVGPAYSRGYFMEPTVLEDSDPLSEISRTELFGPICCLYRVKNFEEAVFSANAYPYGLTAAIHTKNIDRAMTFLGKIQAGVAVVNGATYGSEPHMPFGGLKDSGTGWREAGSEALDVYSDWKTLYINFDPARV, from the coding sequence ATGGGTAAAGAGGCACAGAACACCGGTTCGATCCCTGTCCTTCCCGACGTTTCCTATCCATCGGAAATCGGCAATTGGATCGACAATGAGGAATGCAAGGCGGCTTCCGGAGATTCTTTTTCTAAACTGTCCCCGGCCACCGGGGAAGCTCTCTTCCGAGTGGCCCGCTCGGGAAAGGCCGATGTCAATACGGCGGTGGAGAGCGCCAAACGGGCACAGGTCGAATGGTCTCAGGCGACGCCCGTTCGTCGTGGCGACGTGCTTCGCGCCACGGCTCTGATTTTTCGGGATAGGGCCCATGAGCTGGCAAAGATCGTGGCGCTGGAAACAGGAAAATCTGTTAAGGACGCTCTGGGGGAAGTTGGCGCCGCCGTTGAAATGGGTTTTTTTGTGGCGGGGGAAGGGCGACGTTTTTACGGCAAGACCACCACGAGCGCTGTTCCCCATAAGGCGGCGTTGGTTGTTCGTCAACCTCTCGGTGTGGCGGGTTTGATCATTGCGGCCAATACGCCCATGGCCAACGTGGCTTGGAAAGTTTTTCCGGCTCTTTTGTGCGGGAATGCCGCGGTTTTGAAATCGTCTGAAGACACACCGCTCACCGCTTGGATGTGCGCACGGATATTCGGCGAAGCGGGGGTTCCTCCAGGCGTATTGAATGTGGTCCATGGGTACGGCGTGGAGGCTGGCGCGCCCTTGGTGGATCACCCGGATGTGTCCGTGGTGAGCTTCACCGGATCCACCGAGGTCGGGCGACTCATTCAAAAAAATGCCGGCGCTCGTTTGGCCAAGGTTTGCCTTGAGCTCGGAGGGAAAAACCCTCTCATTGTTTGCGATGACGCGGACCTGGACAAGGCGGTGGAGGCCACTGTTCTTTCCGCCTGTAGCAACGCGGGCCAACGTTGTGCCGCAGGAACGCGGATCATTGTTTTTGATTCCGTTTACGAAACATTTAAAGCTAAATTGTTGGAACGGGCCCGGACGTTGAAGGTCGGGTGTCAGGATACCGATGATTTCGGCCCGGTGATCAACGAGGAACAGTTGATAAATATGGTGGCCGCTGTCGAGAAGGCGCGGGCCGCGGGGGCGTTTCTTCTCGCCGGCGGCAAGCGAATGGTGGGTCCGGCGTATTCCCGTGGTTATTTTATGGAGCCAACGGTGCTGGAAGATTCGGATCCGCTCTCGGAAATATCTCGAACCGAATTGTTTGGGCCGATTTGTTGTCTTTACAGGGTAAAAAATTTCGAAGAGGCGGTTTTCTCGGCAAACGCGTACCCCTATGGGCTCACGGCGGCCATTCACACCAAGAACATCGATCGTGCCATGACGTTCCTGGGGAAAATTCAAGCGGGGGTGGCCGTTGTGAATGGGGCGACCTACGGTAGCGAGCCACACATGCCGTTTGGCGGGCTCAAGGATTCCGGGACGGGCTGGAGGGAAGCGGGAAGCGAAGCCCTGGACGTCTATTCCGATTGGAAAACCCTCTATATTAATTTCGACCCGGCGCGGGTGTAG
- a CDS encoding SDR family oxidoreductase — MASSSPLLVWRGEGFGHGRSRKLGHLWVETALSAGAWVLALDRKGVPVSPSFSALAKKYKSRLILERGDVTSRRDLEKARDRALRKSSLAVIVNNAGIDQPPAVLKKNFTFSEIPIEDVRRMFEVNFLGAFQVLQVFGEGVARSGQGSVINIGSLYSAVSPDQRFYDHLTGQTPFMKPPAYGASKAALANLTKFLATLWGPKGVRVNTLSPGGVEGGQDGAFKSKFTARVPLSRMATLADLRGPFLFLASDASRYVTGINLMVDGGFTTW, encoded by the coding sequence ATGGCTTCTTCCAGCCCTCTTTTGGTTTGGCGGGGCGAGGGTTTTGGTCACGGGCGCTCTCGAAAGCTTGGCCATCTCTGGGTGGAGACGGCGCTCTCTGCCGGCGCCTGGGTTCTGGCGCTTGACCGGAAAGGAGTCCCTGTGTCCCCGTCCTTTTCCGCCCTGGCTAAAAAATACAAATCGCGGTTGATTTTGGAGCGGGGCGATGTCACCTCGCGGCGGGACCTGGAAAAGGCCAGGGACCGCGCCCTAAGAAAATCTTCCTTGGCGGTCATTGTCAATAATGCCGGAATCGATCAGCCTCCCGCCGTGCTTAAGAAAAACTTTACTTTTTCAGAGATACCCATTGAAGACGTGCGCAGAATGTTTGAGGTGAACTTCTTAGGGGCTTTCCAGGTTTTGCAGGTGTTCGGAGAAGGGGTGGCCAGGTCTGGGCAGGGGTCTGTGATCAATATCGGATCGCTTTACAGTGCGGTTTCTCCGGACCAACGCTTTTATGACCATCTTACGGGTCAAACGCCTTTTATGAAGCCTCCCGCCTACGGTGCTTCCAAGGCCGCCTTGGCCAATCTGACAAAATTTTTGGCCACTCTTTGGGGACCGAAGGGCGTTCGCGTGAACACCCTCTCTCCGGGTGGCGTGGAGGGGGGGCAGGATGGGGCTTTCAAATCTAAATTTACTGCACGGGTCCCCCTCTCCCGGATGGCGACGCTAGCCGATTTGCGGGGGCCCTTCTTATTTCTTGCGTCGGACGCTTCCCGATATGTGACGGGGATAAATCTTATGGTGGACGGCGGTTTCACCACCTGGTAA
- a CDS encoding putative sugar O-methyltransferase, which yields MGPGVAPVGRVWVPDGPRSDQLGHLEILRGAPRVGPIGRASGLAAAPGVRRTVCEIGGWGGFAYQFKSIFPFSTYVIVDFPELFLFSAVYLRTVFPRARMWIYGETPLAILADQWDSFDFIFLPNFAFGDISFPRIDLTLNMVSFQEMTATQVEFYVSAVEAAGCPTLYSLNMWKPKYNPQLNDLIAIMRRHYDLRKISVLERAHNDFFVPRTSPSGPWLSRVRQALRQMASFSFGRRSDLYSSGYAHLIGRVTARASVERAR from the coding sequence TTGGGTCCCGGAGTCGCCCCTGTTGGGCGGGTTTGGGTACCAGACGGACCGAGGTCTGATCAACTTGGACACCTTGAAATATTACGAGGCGCTCCTCGCGTTGGACCGATCGGGAGAGCTTCCGGCCTGGCGGCGGCGCCGGGAGTCCGGCGCACAGTCTGCGAAATCGGGGGGTGGGGCGGGTTCGCCTACCAATTCAAGTCGATTTTTCCTTTCTCCACCTATGTTATTGTCGATTTCCCAGAGTTGTTTCTCTTTTCCGCTGTTTACCTGCGCACGGTTTTTCCCCGCGCGCGGATGTGGATCTATGGAGAAACTCCCCTGGCGATCCTGGCGGACCAATGGGACAGCTTCGACTTCATTTTTTTGCCAAATTTTGCCTTCGGCGATATTTCCTTTCCACGGATTGATTTGACTCTCAACATGGTGTCGTTTCAGGAAATGACCGCCACGCAAGTTGAATTCTACGTGTCCGCTGTGGAGGCCGCCGGATGCCCCACATTGTATAGCCTCAACATGTGGAAACCCAAATACAACCCGCAGCTGAACGATTTGATTGCCATCATGCGCCGGCACTACGATCTCCGAAAGATCTCCGTTTTAGAACGCGCGCACAATGATTTTTTTGTTCCTCGGACCTCCCCATCGGGCCCTTGGCTGAGCCGGGTCAGGCAGGCCCTCCGTCAGATGGCTTCCTTTTCCTTCGGGAGAAGGTCGGATTTGTATTCGTCGGGGTACGCGCATTTGATCGGAAGGGTTACGGCCCGCGCGTCGGTAGAGAGGGCCCGTTGA
- a CDS encoding glycosyltransferase family 2 protein has product MALGIPVHNSATFLGETLESLFSQSDGEFRVFALNDGSFDRSQEILEEFARREPRLSLRRSPARQGMVRAWAECARWAIQETGAEYFAWCGDHDLLHRDWLLHLRERLDREAGSVLAHGRTHRIDLAGHELGQVPVHFDSADMPPWARLEAASHDAMGSGEAVYGLIRSTILARCGFFARKFFPTVFFWPNCICMGIRFEPKAIRYRRETAKPAAPVLLVQRQLKQLFAADNPKAMPVLSMSTVFFRLGEPGEDPGRALRRQYLGWGFFRQMTKKLAPLLREELRMADPPQSNWDDWIQAVGCGKGASPLAPAWEIDEMFERLRLVRWAYGIHVGAKRWRRRVRRKMAGSMFWARYLWGTGKLIRKSIHARIRRAFFSEPPRRLQAGKPVLHILPANNMGDPNLFYHGSRKDAEGRKEYFAKRQILSEELYVERDDGALSLLLQRIEMGRYGAFLLDIPSTFPRSIAYLKRHSSSPVLYRAHNAEFLHRWDYFRAGGLGSFKQGSLRALFRLFFADLWAASEADYVLCIAEGDVRYYQWLAGRAHVLCAPYFLPTLYLPSGPASHPKEKLCVSLGAVLSGTLAIDNARRFRKSVDGLSERALGWKFALTGETEKGVTSTRVEQWGILPSPFEALRKARAMAVFSDFGRGFKTKILDALVTNCYVLLTPNLHQRLPPELKPFCFQFGPKMRMNLNEPWRNVRRRSLPSTSMECFVLVP; this is encoded by the coding sequence GTGGCCCTGGGAATCCCCGTTCACAACAGCGCCACCTTCCTGGGAGAAACCCTGGAGAGCCTCTTTTCTCAATCGGATGGGGAATTCCGGGTGTTCGCTTTGAATGATGGGTCCTTCGATCGTTCACAAGAGATTTTGGAGGAGTTTGCTCGGCGCGAGCCGCGCCTATCTCTCCGGAGATCTCCCGCTCGTCAAGGGATGGTGAGGGCATGGGCCGAGTGTGCCCGCTGGGCCATTCAAGAAACCGGGGCGGAATACTTCGCCTGGTGCGGGGACCACGACCTTTTACATCGGGACTGGCTCCTCCATTTGAGGGAGCGGCTGGACAGGGAAGCGGGTTCGGTCCTCGCCCATGGGAGGACCCACCGGATCGATTTGGCCGGGCATGAATTAGGACAGGTTCCCGTTCACTTTGACAGCGCTGATATGCCTCCCTGGGCGCGCCTGGAGGCGGCGTCCCATGACGCCATGGGGTCCGGGGAAGCGGTGTACGGACTGATTCGAAGCACGATACTTGCTCGCTGTGGTTTTTTCGCGAGGAAATTCTTCCCGACCGTATTCTTCTGGCCGAACTGCATTTGCATGGGGATTCGTTTTGAACCAAAGGCCATTCGCTATCGACGGGAAACCGCCAAACCCGCAGCACCTGTACTGTTGGTGCAAAGACAATTGAAACAATTGTTTGCGGCGGACAACCCCAAAGCGATGCCAGTCCTTTCGATGTCGACGGTTTTTTTCCGGCTAGGGGAACCCGGCGAGGACCCCGGAAGGGCCCTCCGTCGCCAGTATCTTGGTTGGGGGTTCTTCCGGCAAATGACGAAGAAACTCGCGCCATTGCTGAGAGAAGAATTACGGATGGCGGACCCTCCGCAGTCGAATTGGGACGACTGGATACAGGCGGTTGGATGTGGGAAAGGTGCGTCCCCTCTGGCGCCTGCCTGGGAGATCGACGAGATGTTTGAGCGCCTGCGGCTGGTTCGTTGGGCTTATGGGATCCATGTGGGCGCCAAGCGTTGGCGGCGACGGGTCCGTCGAAAAATGGCAGGGTCGATGTTTTGGGCCCGATATTTGTGGGGAACTGGGAAGTTAATCAGAAAGTCTATCCACGCGCGGATTCGGCGAGCGTTCTTCTCGGAGCCCCCTCGGCGACTTCAGGCGGGAAAGCCCGTCCTTCACATCCTTCCCGCGAATAATATGGGGGATCCCAACCTCTTTTATCACGGAAGTCGAAAGGATGCAGAAGGGCGGAAAGAATATTTTGCGAAGCGACAAATCCTGTCGGAGGAATTATACGTGGAGCGGGACGACGGCGCGTTGTCGTTGTTGCTTCAACGTATTGAAATGGGACGCTACGGAGCCTTCTTGCTGGATATTCCAAGCACCTTTCCGCGGTCGATCGCGTATTTGAAACGTCACAGCTCTTCGCCCGTTCTCTACCGGGCCCACAACGCTGAATTTCTTCACCGCTGGGACTATTTTCGAGCCGGCGGCCTTGGGTCATTCAAACAGGGAAGCCTGAGGGCTTTGTTCCGGTTGTTTTTTGCCGACCTCTGGGCCGCATCGGAGGCCGATTATGTCCTCTGTATCGCGGAGGGGGATGTTCGTTATTATCAGTGGCTGGCGGGGCGGGCCCACGTCTTGTGCGCGCCTTATTTCCTGCCAACCCTGTATCTTCCGAGCGGGCCGGCCTCTCATCCGAAAGAGAAATTGTGCGTCTCCTTAGGCGCCGTTCTATCGGGGACGCTTGCTATTGACAACGCGCGACGGTTCCGTAAGTCCGTGGACGGTTTGTCGGAGCGGGCGCTGGGTTGGAAGTTTGCGCTGACTGGGGAGACTGAGAAAGGAGTGACTTCCACCCGGGTCGAACAATGGGGGATTTTACCATCGCCTTTCGAAGCATTGAGGAAAGCGCGGGCCATGGCTGTATTCTCGGACTTTGGACGGGGCTTCAAGACTAAAATTCTCGATGCATTGGTGACAAATTGTTACGTCCTTCTTACGCCGAACCTACATCAGCGCTTGCCGCCTGAGTTGAAGCCATTTTGTTTCCAGTTCGGCCCGAAAATGCGAATGAATTTGAACGAGCCCTGGCGAAATGTGAGGCGCCGTTCCCTGCCCTCGACCTCAATGGAATGCTTCGTTCTCGTGCCATGA
- a CDS encoding putative sugar O-methyltransferase, translated as MDDRGLFVQESGALGGFGFNIGGSLVNLDTLKYYEALIAMDRAGFLEELSLSGRRAMVWEIGGGWGGFAYHFKVWRPDTTYVIIDLPELFLFSATYLRSVFPAARIRMYGDVPDRDLFADWESQDFIFLPNTFLAGFEPPRVDLTLNMVSFQEMTKGQVEGYLEKSAELGTPRLYSLNRSRPKYNRELEDLNPLLARHYDLTLIDVLPVDYTTLDMSTTARAVTLPPGVGWAGMRAEFYAPKYLHVCGRLRTSAGPTRVRDAAEASFG; from the coding sequence ATGGACGACCGAGGACTGTTCGTTCAGGAGTCCGGCGCGCTGGGGGGATTCGGATTCAACATCGGGGGCTCTCTAGTCAATCTCGATACCCTGAAATATTACGAGGCTTTGATCGCGATGGACCGAGCTGGGTTCCTGGAAGAACTCTCCCTATCCGGGCGACGGGCCATGGTGTGGGAGATCGGTGGCGGGTGGGGGGGATTTGCCTACCATTTCAAGGTGTGGCGTCCCGACACCACTTACGTCATCATCGATTTGCCTGAACTCTTCCTTTTTTCGGCGACCTATTTGAGGTCGGTGTTCCCCGCGGCCAGGATCCGCATGTACGGAGACGTGCCGGATCGGGACCTCTTCGCCGATTGGGAGAGCCAAGATTTCATCTTTTTGCCCAACACGTTTCTGGCGGGTTTTGAGCCCCCGCGCGTCGACCTGACCCTCAACATGGTGTCGTTTCAGGAAATGACGAAAGGCCAGGTCGAAGGTTATCTGGAAAAATCAGCGGAACTCGGAACCCCCCGGCTTTACTCCCTGAATCGGTCGCGCCCCAAATACAACCGCGAATTGGAGGACCTGAATCCCCTCCTTGCGCGCCACTATGATTTGACCTTAATCGATGTCCTGCCCGTGGATTATACCACGCTCGACATGTCGACGACCGCGCGGGCGGTGACGCTTCCTCCTGGCGTGGGGTGGGCCGGGATGCGGGCCGAATTTTATGCGCCGAAATACCTCCATGTGTGTGGGCGGCTCCGGACGTCGGCCGGGCCGACACGGGTCCGGGACGCGGCCGAGGCGAGTTTCGGATGA
- a CDS encoding acyltransferase, producing MPWRDRLASFRKRTTHRRDLFLVFLTNHVVARVLFSAWRLWWYRHIMGFDIGPGASLLRDIRVSRRGNMRVGAHTVINNGCRLDNRFPIVIGKNVSLTYGTLVLTKGHDIDSPVFATKGAGVTIEDYAWICANAIILPGVRVGRGGVVLPGGVVVKDVEPFHVVGGNPVKFIRERSRDLRYQLRWDPWVPFFG from the coding sequence ATGCCGTGGCGTGATCGCTTGGCTTCCTTTCGAAAGCGAACCACCCATCGCCGGGATCTCTTCTTGGTCTTTCTGACGAACCACGTGGTGGCCCGCGTGCTGTTCAGCGCGTGGCGGCTGTGGTGGTACCGGCATATCATGGGATTCGATATCGGTCCGGGGGCCTCTCTCCTGCGGGACATTCGGGTCTCGCGGCGGGGGAACATGCGGGTGGGAGCGCACACGGTCATTAACAACGGCTGCCGCTTGGACAACCGTTTCCCCATCGTCATTGGGAAAAACGTGTCCCTCACGTACGGAACTCTGGTCCTGACCAAGGGGCACGATATTGATTCGCCCGTTTTTGCGACGAAGGGTGCGGGTGTGACGATTGAGGATTATGCGTGGATTTGCGCCAACGCGATCATTCTCCCGGGTGTTCGAGTCGGGCGCGGCGGGGTGGTCCTTCCTGGCGGAGTGGTGGTCAAAGACGTTGAACCCTTTCACGTGGTGGGGGGCAATCCGGTAAAATTTATACGAGAACGGTCGCGCGATTTGCGCTACCAGCTGAGATGGGATCCATGGGTCCCATTTTTTGGATAG
- a CDS encoding ABC transporter ATP-binding protein has translation MYALQDVFKKRHPPYAHTLRPGEFFALKDVSVEVGDCQKLLILGGPSSGKTTLARLLTGQYRPDEGQVSVVGRVCFVGKGKMGMHPFMTLREYLELALALCHVPGRSLRSRVTEVADFYEFGPWLDARIQDVPPIVTKGLPQAAGSFGEGDIFVFDESVGIGSPAFEKCYQSRLAEIFREKTVLVLAGSAKKAPEAISQCRILHSGRLFWEGTREEGLGILPLLANASSSEPLSPGKERGPGVGLLDANAPTFYWVAWAAGSRRPLTQVIDRVCSSARPRPGWAVVV, from the coding sequence ATGTACGCGCTCCAAGATGTGTTCAAGAAACGCCACCCACCCTATGCACACACCTTGCGGCCGGGGGAGTTCTTTGCCTTGAAGGATGTCAGCGTTGAAGTGGGCGACTGCCAGAAATTATTGATTTTGGGAGGACCCTCCTCTGGAAAAACCACTTTGGCGAGGCTCCTGACAGGACAGTATCGTCCGGACGAAGGCCAGGTCAGCGTCGTGGGCCGCGTCTGTTTTGTCGGAAAAGGCAAAATGGGAATGCACCCGTTCATGACGTTGCGAGAATACCTGGAACTCGCTTTGGCTCTTTGCCATGTCCCGGGTCGATCGCTACGGTCGCGGGTCACCGAGGTCGCGGACTTTTACGAATTTGGTCCCTGGCTGGACGCCCGAATTCAGGATGTGCCGCCAATCGTGACGAAAGGGCTTCCTCAAGCAGCTGGGTCCTTTGGCGAGGGGGACATCTTTGTTTTTGATGAGAGCGTGGGAATTGGGTCGCCAGCCTTTGAGAAATGTTATCAATCCCGCCTCGCGGAAATCTTTAGAGAGAAAACCGTTTTAGTGTTGGCCGGATCCGCAAAAAAAGCCCCTGAGGCAATTTCCCAATGCCGTATCTTGCATTCGGGCCGCTTGTTCTGGGAAGGAACCCGCGAGGAGGGATTGGGGATCCTTCCCCTCCTGGCCAACGCATCCTCAAGCGAACCTCTGTCCCCCGGGAAAGAGCGGGGACCCGGGGTCGGCCTCCTAGATGCGAACGCCCCGACCTTCTATTGGGTGGCTTGGGCCGCGGGGTCGCGACGGCCCTTAACTCAGGTCATTGATCGCGTATGTTCGAGTGCGCGCCCCCGTCCTGGTTGGGCCGTGGTTGTCTAA
- the gmd gene encoding GDP-mannose 4,6-dehydratase — MKKALITGITGQDGSYLAEFLLEKGYKVFGMVRRSSTDSLERISHIKDRLEFIHGDLTDQSSLDEAVRVVKPDEIYNLAAQSFVPVSWNQPALTADVTGLGVTRLLESVRKYKPDAKFYQASSSEMFGKVQETPQNEKTPFYPRSPYGVAKVYGHWITVNYRESYNLFACSGILFNHESPRRGLEFVSRKVTHAVARIKMGLAQELKMGNLEAKRDWGFAGDYVEAMWLMLQHPAPDDFVIATGQTHTVRRLVELAFEVAGIELEWRGQGVDEKGIDRLTGRVVVTIDPQFLRPAEVDLLIGNPFKAKSLLGWSPHVSFDKLVAMMVRNDLNHLNLPALVGPFGQ; from the coding sequence ATGAAAAAGGCTCTAATCACCGGCATAACGGGGCAGGACGGATCTTACCTCGCGGAATTCCTTTTGGAAAAGGGATACAAGGTGTTCGGGATGGTGCGCCGTTCCAGCACCGACAGCCTCGAACGGATTTCCCACATCAAAGACCGCTTAGAATTTATCCATGGAGATCTGACAGATCAATCTTCATTGGACGAGGCTGTTCGGGTGGTGAAACCCGATGAAATCTATAATTTGGCGGCCCAATCCTTCGTTCCCGTTTCTTGGAACCAACCGGCCTTAACTGCGGATGTGACAGGGTTGGGGGTGACCCGTCTCCTTGAATCAGTTCGAAAGTACAAACCCGACGCGAAATTTTACCAGGCCTCTTCTTCTGAAATGTTTGGAAAGGTCCAAGAGACGCCGCAAAACGAAAAAACACCCTTCTACCCCCGAAGTCCTTACGGTGTCGCCAAAGTCTATGGCCACTGGATCACAGTCAACTACCGCGAGAGCTACAACCTTTTTGCCTGCTCGGGAATATTGTTCAACCACGAGTCCCCACGCCGGGGACTTGAGTTCGTTTCCCGCAAGGTCACGCACGCGGTGGCCCGGATTAAGATGGGACTGGCCCAAGAACTTAAAATGGGGAACCTGGAGGCGAAGCGGGATTGGGGTTTTGCGGGTGATTACGTTGAGGCCATGTGGCTTATGCTCCAACACCCAGCACCCGATGATTTTGTGATTGCGACGGGCCAAACCCACACTGTTCGGCGTCTCGTGGAGTTGGCTTTTGAGGTCGCCGGTATCGAATTGGAATGGCGCGGGCAAGGTGTCGATGAAAAAGGGATCGATCGGCTCACGGGCCGAGTCGTCGTGACCATTGATCCGCAATTCCTTCGCCCCGCAGAGGTTGATTTGTTGATTGGGAATCCGTTTAAGGCAAAGTCTCTTTTGGGGTGGAGCCCTCATGTCTCTTTCGATAAATTGGTTGCCATGATGGTCCGAAATGATTTAAACCACTTGAATCTTCCGGCCCTTGTCGGACCGTTCGGCCAATGA
- the manA gene encoding mannose-6-phosphate isomerase, class I, producing the protein MTLHSEMTIGIPLLPRVRHYDWGARGKRAFIPRCLGIRPQPNTPYAELWFGDHPTAPSLVKTEQGERIPLDRFLKENARLFFPPGKQRKEARLPFLIKIIDAARPLSLQVHPDEKQSKAGFARENAAGIPRDSPDRCFPDPVAKPELLLALQPFDVLAGFLPWNVLRQDVWCGEIISLVGGPRPNTQRLVERLFRLSPERVRAIGQELFGRRNLPSGPRALWLRRLWAEHGLPKSDPACLMACFMNFRRLMPGESLEIRPGVPHTYLRGVGVEVMRNSDNVLRLGLTSKPVRFRSALKSILFNRPVLWQKKGSSPTLWVQKGKICARPLKAGIHRLRMTSRNFGFFMSFSRGASLGRRRSPVVVSLLPPGSATPCSGLGFLIQTL; encoded by the coding sequence ATGACCCTCCATTCGGAGATGACGATCGGCATTCCGCTCCTCCCCCGCGTCAGGCATTACGATTGGGGAGCCAGGGGAAAAAGAGCCTTCATTCCGCGCTGTCTGGGCATCCGTCCCCAGCCGAATACTCCCTACGCCGAGCTCTGGTTCGGGGACCACCCCACGGCGCCATCCCTGGTAAAAACGGAGCAAGGCGAGCGAATCCCCCTGGACCGTTTCCTAAAGGAAAACGCGCGTCTTTTTTTCCCTCCGGGCAAGCAGAGGAAAGAAGCCCGCCTCCCCTTCCTCATCAAAATCATCGATGCGGCCCGCCCCCTTTCTCTCCAAGTCCATCCGGACGAGAAACAATCCAAGGCGGGGTTCGCCCGGGAGAATGCGGCCGGCATTCCGCGCGACTCCCCCGACCGGTGCTTTCCCGACCCCGTCGCCAAACCCGAACTCCTCCTGGCCCTCCAACCCTTCGACGTTCTGGCCGGATTTCTCCCATGGAACGTTCTGCGGCAGGACGTCTGGTGTGGCGAAATCATCTCCCTCGTCGGCGGCCCACGCCCTAATACCCAACGATTGGTCGAACGTTTATTTCGCCTGTCCCCGGAACGGGTTCGGGCCATCGGCCAGGAGCTTTTCGGCCGAAGAAACCTCCCATCGGGCCCTCGCGCTCTCTGGCTGCGCCGCCTATGGGCGGAACACGGTCTTCCGAAATCCGACCCCGCCTGCCTGATGGCCTGTTTCATGAACTTCCGCCGGTTGATGCCGGGCGAAAGCCTGGAAATCCGTCCCGGGGTCCCGCACACCTACCTTCGCGGCGTGGGTGTTGAGGTGATGCGAAACTCCGATAACGTGCTACGTCTGGGATTGACGTCGAAACCCGTCCGTTTTCGGAGCGCCTTGAAATCGATTCTTTTCAATCGCCCCGTTCTTTGGCAAAAAAAGGGTTCCTCTCCCACGCTCTGGGTCCAGAAAGGAAAAATCTGTGCGCGCCCCCTGAAAGCGGGGATTCATCGGCTTCGGATGACATCGAGAAACTTCGGTTTTTTCATGTCGTTCTCCCGGGGGGCTTCTTTGGGTCGAAGGAGAAGTCCCGTTGTCGTCTCGCTCCTTCCCCCGGGTTCTGCCACCCCCTGTTCGGGACTCGGGTTCCTGATCCAAACCCTCTGA
- a CDS encoding DUF4143 domain-containing protein translates to MVSSKNKEESLAAYAQLYMKAEIQAEAVVRNLPAFARFLPIAALLNGQTLNASNIAREAGIARATVDSYLDILQETLLCFRVLPFESKLRVRERRHPKWYWCDPGLVRAIKHVSGPLTPEERGPLFEGLVAQLIRACMDYRAVCDECRTWAPTDSDVEVDFLLTKGRRHVAVEVKSGRTVQPHWLRGLRAIAPLPGLIRRILVYPEGPALILDSGVEVYSFAHFSDLLMTGKIFQ, encoded by the coding sequence GTGGTTTCTTCCAAGAACAAGGAAGAAAGCCTTGCCGCCTATGCCCAACTTTACATGAAAGCGGAGATTCAGGCCGAAGCAGTGGTTCGGAACCTTCCGGCTTTCGCACGGTTCCTCCCTATTGCCGCTCTTCTAAACGGGCAGACCCTGAACGCCAGCAATATCGCCCGGGAAGCGGGTATCGCCCGAGCGACCGTGGACAGCTATCTGGACATCCTCCAAGAGACTCTCCTTTGTTTCAGGGTGTTGCCTTTCGAATCCAAACTTCGGGTGCGGGAACGACGTCATCCGAAGTGGTATTGGTGCGATCCGGGCTTGGTTCGAGCCATCAAGCACGTGTCGGGCCCTCTCACGCCGGAGGAGCGTGGACCGCTCTTTGAAGGTCTGGTGGCCCAGTTAATTCGGGCCTGCATGGATTACCGGGCTGTTTGCGACGAATGCCGTACCTGGGCCCCCACCGATTCAGATGTGGAGGTGGATTTTTTACTGACAAAGGGACGGCGGCATGTGGCGGTTGAGGTCAAATCCGGACGGACGGTTCAGCCTCACTGGCTTCGCGGTCTTCGCGCCATCGCGCCTTTGCCTGGCCTCATCCGTCGAATCCTTGTCTACCCGGAAGGCCCCGCTCTTATACTGGACTCGGGCGTAGAGGTTTACTCCTTCGCCCATTTTTCGGATTTACTGATGACGGGAAAGATTTTTCAATGA